From Candidatus Mycalebacterium zealandia:
ACAGCAGAATTGCGGTTAAAATTGTGGATGGCAGAGAAATTGAGGGTTTGAAAGTGGTTGAGATTGTGGGAGCGAAGTAAAATAATGAAGAAACTATCAAAATCCAAATCCATAGAGATTTTGCAGAAGGCACTGAGTGCCATACCCGCACTACGTGAAAAAACAGTAGAAAATTACGAATCATCAGAATTTAAAAAATGGGAATTTGACACAGCAACTGCCATATCAAAAATATTTGAGAATCAAAATGAACATATAAGGACTTTTAGGAACTATATGTTCCCACGAGTTAGTTACATGGAACAAGACCGTTATGAAAATCAACGCAAATACGAAAAAAGTTATTCAGACTCATTAGACCGAGCAGAAAGTCATATTCAATCAATGATTGATGAAATTAAGAATTACTGGGAAGATGATGAAAAAGAGACAATTCCTCGTATTGAACCAGAAAAGCCAAAAAACACAAATGAGGTATTTATAGTTCACGGCAGAAACAATGAAATCAAACAGGAAGTAGCACGATTTCTAACAACACTGAAATTGAATCCCGTAATACTGCACGAACAGCCAAATCAAGGTCAAACAATCATAGAGAAGTTTGAAAATCATGCAGAACAGACCGGGTTTGCTGTAGTATTACTTACCGGTGATGATGTGGGAGCACTAAAAGAAGAAGAAAACGAACCCCAACCTCGTGCAAGGCAAAATGCGATTTTAGAACTCGGATTTTTCATGGGAAAACTCGGCAGGAATAGAGTTTGTGCGTTGGTTGAGAAAGGTGTAAAAATACCGTCCGATTATAGTGGGGTTGTCTACATAACACTAGACAAAGAAGGAGTGTGGAAATTGAACCTTATCAAGGAATTGAAAACTGCCGGTCTCAATGTTGACGCGAACCTCGCCGTGAGTGCTTCAAACTAAGTGTGAAACACCCCAAAAAAACCCCTTCAACTCCTCAACAGTCCCTTCCGAGTCTTCTTCGGGAATAAAATGCCCGCACGGCATCGCACGTCCTGTAACGGCGGCGGTTGTGTAGGGTTGCCACACCTTTAACGGCTCAAACATACGCCCCACAACTCCGCGTTCGCCCCACAGAATATGCAGAGGAATATCAATCGGTTCGTCCCTGTCGGCTCTGTCATGCTCCAAATCAATTGTGGCGGATGCTCTGTAATCTTCGCATGAGGCGCGTATGCGTTCCGGGTCGCCGAAAAATTTCAGATATTCATCTTTTGCCGCGCCGAAATCATGTCCGCCGGACCAGTTTTGAAGACACATATCCATCCACGCTTCCGGGTCGGATGCTATCATCCGTTCGGGAATATCGGGACTTTGAGTCAAAAAGAACCAGTGAAAATAAGCGAGCGCGAAATCCATATCCGCCGCCTCATACATATCAAGGGTCGGGCATATATCAAGAACCGCAAGCGCGGAAACTCTGTCGCGGTGGTCTCTGGCGAGACGGTGGGCAACCCTTCCGCCCCTGTCGTGCCCCGCGATGAAGAATTTCTCGAAACCCAGTTCGTCCATCAGCCGAACCACGTCGCCCGCCATTGCGCGTTTGGAGTATGAAGAGTGGTCGGGCTCGGAAGGCGGAGCCATACTCGCGCCGTATCCTCTGAGGTCCGGAACAACAACGGTGAAATCACGCGTCAGTTCGGGTGCGATTTTATGCCACATCAAACCTGTTTGGGGATAGCCGTGCAGAAGCAGCAGAGGCGGTCCGCTTCCAGCAGTCCGGCAGAAGATTTGGCCTTCGGGAACCTTTGAGCGGTGTTTGCGAAAATCGTTGAAGTTCAAAAGATAAAAAGCCGGACGGTGTTTGCCTCAGCCCTCAAGTTCAACGTTCCAATACGACGCATCAACGAAGCTTACAAACGGCTCCCATTCCTTGTAGCGCACGGCGCGCGCGTAAATGTCGGTGAAAGGTCCCCACTGGGGTTCAACGGGCAGAGTCAGAAGTTTCATCCTCGCCTGCTCCGGCGTTCTCCCACCTTTTTTGCGGTTGCACGTGCCGCATGAGCACACAACATTGTCCCACCTGCTTGTGCCGCCGAGCGAACGCGGAACTACGTGGTCTATCGTCAAATCCTTTTTCGGAAACTCACGCCCGCAGTATTGGCATTTCCCATCGTCCCTGCGGAATATGTTCAGGCGGTTGAATTTGGGACGCTTTCTGTGAAATCCGCCGTAGCGGAGAAGAAGTATGACTCTGGGCGCTTTGATGATTTTTGTAACGGTTCTGATGTATTCACCGTCCAAACCGCCGTCCGCCGCGGTGGACACCTGCGCCCAACTCTCAAAATCAAAAGTCTCATAGGTCTGCGAAACGGCTTTTGCCTCGCCGCAGTAGAGCATTATGAACGCCCGTCTCAAACTGGTAACGGACACGGGCAGATAGTTTTTGTTCAACACAAGAACCGGTGAACTCAACATGGAAAGAAAGTTTACATTCAGGCACGGGCTGTTGCAAAACTTCCGGGGCGCGAAAACCTGTGCCAAAGGGTTAGTTGAAACCGGCGGAGAAGAATATAAATTGATGGCAAATGACGCTTTTCCAAATCTTCTATCTCAATATCGCGCTGTGTGTCTGTTTTTGCGCGTCCCTGTTTCTGCTCGCAAAAAGCAACTCGGCGGCGGAAAAAGCCGCCGGTGAAAATATTTCAGCGGAAAACGACTGATGTATCCCGAACTGCTCACTGTCGGCAACGTGTCTGTGGGGTCATTCGGCGTTATGGTCGCGCTCGCGTTTCTCACCGCTTATCTGCTTACCGAACGCGAATTAAAGCGGAAAAACATCAACCCGAATATCGCGCAAGACCTGCTTTTGTGGATTGTCGTGTGTTCACTCCTTGGGGCTAAACTGTTTTTCATGGCGCAAAACCCTGACGCGCCCATTTTTTCGGGACACGGATTTACTTTCTACGGCGGTTTTTTCGGCGGTCTCGCGGCGGGAATAGCGGTCGCGCGCGTAAAAGGAATCGGCATTTGGAAGATGCTTGACGCCGCCGCTCCGGGTCTCGCGCTTGCTTACGCAATCGGGCGAATCGGCTGCCTGCTGGTTGGAGATGACTATGGAACCGCGTCTTCATTGCCGTGGGCAATGGCTTTCCCGAACGGTCTGCCGCCGGTTGATTTCACGGTTCACCCCACTCAAATCTATGAAACGGCGGCAATGACGGCGGTGTTCGCCGCGCTTTGGAAACTGCGGCTGAAAATCACCGTAAACGGCTCGCTGTTCGCGCTCTATCTCATGCTCGCGGGACTTGAGCGGTTCGCGGTTGAATTTGTGCGGACAACCACTCCGAGCCCAGTGCCGGGGCTGTCGGTCGCGCAAGTTATCGCGCTCGGACTTATCTCTTTCGGCGCGGTAAAACTGATTAAAGCCCGGAAATAATCGCGCGCAAACTTTCTTCAAACTCTCTGTTTTCCTCCGGAAGACCGATTGTAACCCTGAGGCAGTCCGCCATATCGGTGTCCGGAAAATTGCGCGTAAGAATATCTTTTTCAATCAGCGCGCGGTGAACTTCGCCCGCGGTTTTTGCGCCGTTAAATTGAATGAGGAAAAAATTGGCGGCGCTCGGAAACACTTTTATTGCGTCAATGGAACCGAGAGTTTGAAACATCTTTTCGCGCTCGGACTTGATGATGTTGATGTTTTCTTCAAAAACGCCCGGGTTTTCAAAAAAGACGCGCGCGGCGGCTTGCGTGAAGGAATTGATGTTGTAGGGAAGGCGAACTTTCTCCGCTTGCGCGGCGAGTTCGGGATTCATAAAGAGCGCGCCCAGACGGAGCGCGGCGAAACCGATTTTTGAAAAAGTCCGCATAACGGCGAGATTTTCATACTTTTTCATAAGCGCAACATGTGTTTTGCCGCAAAAACTGAAATACGCTTCGTCCACAACCACAATTCCCGGCGCGCCCGCGATAACGGCTTCAACCTTGCCGGGCGACAGCAGATTGCCCGTGGGACTGTTGGGCGAGGCGAGAAAAACAATGTCGGGATTATGAGCGTTCATCGCGGCAAGCATCGCTTCGGGATTGATGTCAAAATCCGGCGTGAGGTTTTCCTTCACAACCTTTTTGCCGAGCACTTGCGCCGTGAGCGCGTACATTGAAAAAGTGGGCGCGGGAACAAGCACGGTTTCCGATTCACCGCAAAAAGCCGCTATGAGGATTTGTATCAATTCGTCCGAGCCGTTGCCGAACACTATGCCGCTTGAGTCCGTTCCCGTCCGTTCGGACACGGCTTTTTTTAGCCACTCGCAGTTGGGGTCGGGATAGCGGTTTAAGGGAAGATTTTCCGCGACTCGCGCGATTTCCGAGCGCAATTCGCCGGAAAGAGAAAACGGGCTTTCGTTGCCGTCAAGTTTGATTCTGCGCCGCGGACGGGAGGAATCATAAGCGGATAAAGCGCGAACCGAAGGGGAAACCCTGTGCAGAAGCTTTTCAATACCCGCCATCGGAATTCCTCTTACTTTTTGGTCCTCTTGCGGGTTGTCGCGGTTCGCGTAGTTACGGAGAGGGCGTGAGCGGTAAGCCCTTCGGCGCGCGCAAGATTGACGACCGCGCCGGAAAGTTTTTCAAACCCGCGCGCGGACATTTCGGCAACACTCGGAGTCTTAACAAAATCCGCCGCGGAAAGCGGGGACGAAAACCTCGCGCCTCCGGTCGGCAGAACGTGGCTTGAGCCGCAGATATAATCTCCAAACGCTTCGGTGGAAAGACTTCCGAGAAAAATCGCCCCGGCGTGCCGGACAAGAGGCAGTAACGCGCGCGGATTTTTCACGCAAATCTGCAAATGCTCCGGTCCCATCGCGTTGGCGAGCGCAACCGCCTGCCGCAGAGTTGAGACCACAAAGATTTTTCCGTTGTTGCGGATTGAGGCGCCCGCTATCTTTTTTCTTTCAATCCCCTGCGCCATTTCAAGAAGCGCTTTTTTAACCTTTACGGCATACGCGCGCGAGGTGGCGGCGAGAACGGGAACCGCCATTTCATCGTGCTCGGACTGAGCAAGCAAATCGGACGCGACCCATTCGGGCGGGCATGAGCCGTCCGCAATTATGAAAACCTCACTCGGGCCCGCCATCATGTCTATATCAACCTCGCCGTAAACCAGTTTTTTGGCGATTGTCACATAGATGTTTCCGGGACCGGCAATTTTGTCCACACGTGGAACCGAACGCGTTCCGAACGCGAGCGCGGCAACCGCCTGCGCGCCGCCGATTTTGAAAATCCGGTCAACGCCGGCTATCTGAGCCGCGGCTATCGCTTCGGGATTGAGTTCACCTCCTGGGCATGGAGTTGCCATAACTATTTCGCTCACTCCCGCGACCTTCGCCGGAACCGCCGTCATCAGAACGGTTGAGGGATACGCGGCTTTGCCGCCCGGAATATAGATGCCGACTCTTTCAAGCGGGCGCGTAATCCAGCCCAGCCGATTTCCGAGCGCGTCTTTCATCGCGCCCGGGCGCGGCAATTTCTGTTTCTGGTAACGCTCAATGCGCGAGCGGGCGAGTTTCAAATCCCTGATGACCGATTTGCTTACCTTTTTCACCGCGGCAACCGCTTCGGAGTGCGAAACCTCAACCGTTTTCGCGGAAATGCTCGCGCCGTCAAACTTTTTTGTGAGAGAAAAAAGCGCGGAATCGCCTCCCTTGCGCACACGCTCAACAATCGCCGAAACATTCGCAACTGTTTTGGAATCAAAATTGGACGCGTTTCTGCGCGCCGCGTCAGTCTGTTTTTTTATATTGGCGGAATTTACGTTTGTGATTTTCAATTTTCCGTGTGAGCTCCCTCTCCGAATCCGTTTTCAACAAATCTGGCGATTTCCTCCGCCGCGTCCCGCGCGTCATCTCCTGACACTTCAATATCAATGTCCGTGCCTCTGGCGGCGGCAAGGGAAAGAATTCCGAGAATACTCTTGCCGTTCACTTCATAGTCGCCTTTGATTATCTTCACGTCCGAAGAAAAACGGTTTGAAAGTTTTACAAAACCCGCCGCGGCTCTGGCGTGCAGACCCAGCGTGTTTACTATCTTGAAAGTTTTTTTTACGCGACTCAAAATCGGCTTTTCCTCATACGCCCGGCGCGGAAACAAATCATAACATAATCCGCATACAACGGCGGCAAAAACACGGTTGGACTCTGGAACGCGGCGGCGGCGCAAGTTAGACTGTTTGCCATGACCGTGCGGGAAATATGCGACAAGGTAATGAGCGGCGAAAGAATTGACCGTGCGGACGCGCTTGCCCTTCTTGAAAAAGCCACCCTTCCGCAACTGGGAGGACTCGCGTCTTTCCGCAGGCAGAGAAACAACCCCGGAAAGACCGTAACTTTTGTGCGCGACACAAACCCGAACTACACAAACGTGTGCGACACCGAATGTCTGTTCTGCGCGTTTTGGAGACCACCCGGCGCGGCTGACGCCTACACACTTGAGGCGGACAAACTGCTTGAAATGATGAAAACCTCGTATCACAACGGGGCGACAACCGTTCTGCTTCAAGGCGGCCACAACCCCGAAATCAGTTTGGACTACTACATTGAAATTGTGAGGCGCGCGCGTGAAGAGATTCCCGAACTCCATCTTCACGCCTTTTCGGCGCCCGAAGTTGCGGCAATCGCGAAATACGAGGGGTTGAATTCGCGGGAGGTTCTGCAAAAACTCTGGAACGCGGGACTGCGCACAATCCCCGGCGGCGGCGCGGAAATTCTTTCCAACGGTGTTAGAAAAAAAATCAGCCCGCTCAAAATAGACGCGGACAGGTGGATAGAAATTGTTCGTGAATCGCACGAAATAGGTTTTAAAACCACCGCAACAATGATGTTCGGACACGTTGAGGAAAATGAAGACATTGTTGAACATCTTGAAAGAATTCGGTCTTTGCAAGACGAAACGGGCGGATTTCTTGCTTTTATTCCGTGGATTTTCAAGCCGACAAACACTTTTCTTGAGCGCAAAATTCCGGAGGAAACCGGCGGCGAGCGATACTTGCGCGTGCTGGCGGTGTGCCGGATTTTTCTTGACAATTTCAGGTTCATTCAAGGGTCATGGTTCACACAGGGGTTCAAAATCGGTTCCGCGTCAATGAGATTCGGCGCGGACGACCTCGGAGGCACTCTTTATGAGGAAAATGTTCTGCGGTGTGCGGAGAACAAGACCAAAGCGAGCGCGGAGGAAATTGTCGGCATGATAAAAAGCGCCGGATTTGAGCCCGCTCAGAGAAACACTCTTTACGAAATCATACGTAAATTCTGATGGCGGAAAGGGTACAAAAACTGCTCGCCGCCGCCGGAGCCGGTTCGCGGAGGCGCGTGGAGGAGTTGATAAAATCAGGCGCGGTCGCCGTCAACGGCAGTGTTTGCAAACTGGGCGACAAGGCGGAGCCACAAGACAAAATCACGGTTGATGGGAAAAGGATTGACTGCAACACAGATGACTCGCCCGGGCGCATAATCGCCTATAACAAACCGGTTGGCAAAATAGTGAGCATGAAAGACCCGCAAAACCGCCCCACCGTTTTTGAGGATTTGCCGCCGCTTGAAAAATCCCGGTGGGTTTCAGTCGGACGGCTGGACATCAACACCACAGGGCTGCTGCTTTTCTGTTCGGACGGCTCGCTCGCCCACAAACTTACGCACCCTTCAAGCGGAGTTGAGCGGGAATACATGGCACGCGTGCGCGGCAACACCGGGCGGGAAACGATTGAAAAACTTCTCTCCGGCGTTTTGCTTGACGGCAAAAAAGGACATTTTGAAAAAGTTTCGCCGATTCCCTCAAAGGAAAAAAGCAACAAGTGGTTCAAAATTGTGGTCAAAGAGGGAAGAAACCGTTTTGTGAGGGGGATGTGGGAATCCTGCGGATGTTCGGTCAGCAGGTTGATGAGGATTCGCTTCGGAACGGTGAAACTGCCGAAAAATCTACCCGTGGGCGCAAGCATTTTCCTGAGCGAAAAACAAATCCGCAAACTGCGCGAAATCGCCGGTTAGCGTGCGTTATCTGACCCTTTCAATGTAACTGCCGTCTCTTGTGTCAACCTTTATCATATCTCCGGGATTGACAAACAGCGGAACCTGAACCTTTGCTCCGGTTTCAAGGGTTGCGGGCTTGGTCGCGCTTGTTGCCGTGTCGCCTTTAACGCCCGGGTCGGCTTCGGTCACTTTCAGTTCAACAATGTGCTTGAGAAACTCAATTCCGTAAGGATTACCGTTGATAAAATTGACCTGAATCTCCTGGTGCTCGCTCATAAAATCCGCCGCGCTTCCCACCTGAGCGGCGGAAAGCTCCTGCTGGTCGTAAGTTTCCGTGTCCATAAAATGATAGATGTTTCCGTCCGAATACAGAAACTGCATGGTTCTTTTTTTGATATCGGGGGTTTCAAACTTGTCGCCTGAACGGAACTTCTTTTCCTGCACCGCTCCGGTGACAATGTTGCGCGCTTTCACCGTTACAACGGGGCTTCTCTGAGCCATTTTCTGCTGTTGATACTCAATTATCTCCCACACCTCACCGTCCAACTCTATCTTCAGCCCTCTGTGAAAACCGCTTGTTTCTACAACCATTTTATCCTCCGTCCGGCGAGAGATTACTTCCTCTTAAACATCTTCTCAAGCGAGCCATACGTCATGTCCATGGCAACCGGACGCCCGTGAGGGCAGAAATGCGGAATTTCGCATTTGTCCATCGCTGAAAGAAGCGACCTTATTTCCGAGTTTTCCATCACATATCCGGCGCGTATGGACCTGTGGCACGCCATTGTCGCGAGCACATCTTCAGTTTTTCTGTCAATTTCGCCCGGAAGTTCGGAAAGCCCCGTTTTGTCCAGTTCGCTCAAAACGTCAACGAACAGCTGTTTCGCACTCGCTCCGGAGATAATTGCGGGAACCGATTCAATCCTCACCGCGGCGGCGCCGAAAAGTTCGGCGTTGAGCCCGAGTTTTTTCATCTGGCTTTCAAACCTGCCAAACAAAACCGCCTCTTCGGGGCGTATCTCAACAATCTCAGGAATTAGAAGTTTCTGCGCAAGCAGGGTTCCGTCAGTTTTGTAACTGTTTTTGAACCGCTCAAAATTGACACGTTCATGCGCCGCGTGCTGGTCAATCACAACAAGCCCTTTTTCGCTCTCGCAAACTATGTAAAGGTCTCCCGCCTGCCCAAGAACCTTAAGGGAAGAGAAAAATCCCTCTCCTCCGCTGGCGGGAAAACTCTCCGCAGTTGCCGGCAAATCATCCGTTCGCGGCGGGGATTGCGAAGATGGAAAATCAAAACCCGCCGAGCGACCCGCCGGGTTGCGAATTTCGTCCGTGCCCGCTCCGGCGGTATGTTTTCGGTAGTTGTCCGGTTTTTCCTGAAAGAACTTCGCTCCGGTCGGCGCGCCGGCGTGCTGTTTTTGCCCGGTCATCCACGGAGCCAGTGAAAGTAAATCCTGCACGGCGGAGCGAATTGCCGCCGCGACCGCTCCCGGAGATAAAAAACGAACCTCATGTTTTGTCGGGTGAACATTCACATCAACATCTTCGGGCGGAATTTCAATAAACAAAGCCCCTTGAGGATAGCGCCTCGCCTCAAACACGCGCCCGAAACATTCCATAACAACCCTGTTTATAAACCTGTCGCGCAGATATCTGCCGTTGACATAGCAATAAAGGCGCGTCATTGAAGAAAATCCGTCCGAGGGCGCGCAGAGAAAACCGGAGATTTTGATTTTTCCGTTCGTGCTTGAAGCCCCGACCGCGTGCAGGGGAACATTTTTCAGAACGGCTTTCACCCTGTTTTGAATATCCGCGCGCGGAAAACGCAGGAAATTTCTGCCGTTGTGCAAAACCTCAAAATCAACTTCGGGATTCGCCACCGCCGCAGACCTCGCAACTTCGGAACATCTTGAAAGTTCGGTTTCGTTTGTTTTGAGAAACTTGAGGCGCGGGCGGGTATTGAAGAAAAGCGAGCGCGCTTCAACCGTTGTTCCAACCGGGCAGCCCGCGTCCTTCGCGCCCTTGAATTTCCCGCCTTCAACCTCTATCGCGACTCCCACCCGCTCTTGTGCCGGGCGCGTTGTGAGGGAAAATCTTGACACCCCCGCGATGGATGGAAGCGCCTCTCCCCTGAATCCGAAAGTGCCCACGGAGGCAAGCTCTTTTTCGTCTTTGATTTTACTCGTCGCGTGGCGCTCAATGCTCAAAAGTGCGTCTTCGCGCGACATTCCGCAACCGTCATCGGAAACTCTCACAAGCCGTTTGCCGCCCGAATCCAAATCAACGGAGATTCTTTTTGCCCCCGCGTCAAGGGAGTTTTCAATAAACTCTTTGAGCACCGAAGCGGGACGCTCAATCACTTCACCCGCGGATATTTTGGAAATTAAGATATCGTCAAGTACGCGTATACGGCTCATAAAATCAGTTGGATAACCATTTAAAAACTGCGATGCCAACAATGGCGATAATGGGAAGAACAACCGCCACAAGCGCAAAAATCACATAAAAAAACAGAGCGGAAAACGCCTTTTTCCCGTAAACATCCGAAGATTGTTCCTTGAGAGAGTCAAAAAGCGATGAAAAAAATCCTGCGCGGGAACCGGTCATTTGGAGGACTTTGCCTTAGCAAGGGTGTCTATCATTGAATCAATGGAAACGGCTACAAGCGTTATAAGCTCAAGAGTTCCACGCGAACAAAGTTCAATTGAAACCTGCCCCAGAGTTTCATTGTCCGGCGCTTCAACTATGTTGACAAAATCGTAATGCCCCAGAGTGGCATATTGCTCAATAACTTTGACGCCAAACTTCTCAAGTTCCCGGTCAACTTCCTTGATTCTACCGGGCCTTTCCTTGACCGTTTTTCTCCCTTCGGGAGTGAGTTTACTGAGCAAAATATAAGTGTTCAACTTGTTATATCCCTGTGATATAGTCCCTCTAATTGTATAGTGTCTTTTCCAATTCACAAACTCCGGAAAATAAAATGGCAACTGTTCGCGCTGTGTTTTCTCGCAGTCTGCCTTGCGTGGTCTCAAAGCCCCGCCGAGTTGTCGCGGCTGGGAATTTTTGACAAAGAAAAAACCCCGAAAATAGTAGTTGAAAGTTTCAAATGGAGAGCCGGCGGAGCGGGAAGAAGAGCGATTTTCTCCGAAGTAACCCTGAGAAACGATGACGAAAGGGATTTTTCCGCCATTGTTCTCAAGGCGCGTTTTTCATTGAAGTATGGAGAACCGGCGGGCAGTACGCGCGGCACAATCAGGAAGACACTCAAAGCCGGAGAAACCAGAACTTTGAAGGACGTCCGGCTCGGAATCATGAATTTTGACATTGACTCGGTTGAGCTTGAAGTGGTGGGCGCGACCGCCGCGTCTGACGGCAAGCCCGATCACCCGCTTGAAGTAACGGCGTGGGATTGGAGAGCCGCGGGACAATCAGTCGGAACCGGAACCATAGAGAGCATAACGGTCAAAAACCCCGCGCCGGAACCATACGGAAAGGTGGAGTTTGTTATTGTTCAGAAAAAAGCCGGGGAGAAAATAATGACAACCTCAGTGCCGACAGAAAAAATTGCAAACGCCCGCTCTGAAACTGTCTACAAGGAAGTCAATCCGGGATTTATTCACCCCGCCACAGACGAGATTGTTGTGCTAATCAAGTCCGCGTATCCGGTTTCACGAAAACAGGAAACGCTTATGCGCAAAAAAGCGCTTGATCCACATCCCGAACCGGATTCCAACACCCCGGTGCCGGGCTACGACGTTGAGGTAAAAAAGTTTGAATGGGGAAGCGGAGCCGCGGGCTCGCTCGGAATGGTGGATTATCTTGTTCTGAAAAACAGAAGTTCGGTGCGCTACGCGGAAATCACCATAGCTATTGACTTTCTTTCAAACAAGAAAAGAGTGCTCACCACAAACACCTTTAAAATCAAAAACCCGCCCCCGCCCGGCGGGACAAGAAAATACAGGAACATCAGTATTGGGATTTTGAACGTCTCTCCGGGAAAAGAGTCCGTCAAAGTTTACGTCAAAGGCGGCAAGCCCGCGCGCGGCGGCGGATAATTCAGCCTCCAACAAGCGCCGCTTCTTTCATAATATCGGCAAGTCCTTCACTGAAAGACAACGCCCCGATGAGAGGAATCACTATGCATGAACGTCCGCCGCTCACCTCTGT
This genomic window contains:
- the mutL gene encoding DNA mismatch repair endonuclease MutL, with translation MSRIRVLDDILISKISAGEVIERPASVLKEFIENSLDAGAKRISVDLDSGGKRLVRVSDDGCGMSREDALLSIERHATSKIKDEKELASVGTFGFRGEALPSIAGVSRFSLTTRPAQERVGVAIEVEGGKFKGAKDAGCPVGTTVEARSLFFNTRPRLKFLKTNETELSRCSEVARSAAVANPEVDFEVLHNGRNFLRFPRADIQNRVKAVLKNVPLHAVGASSTNGKIKISGFLCAPSDGFSSMTRLYCYVNGRYLRDRFINRVVMECFGRVFEARRYPQGALFIEIPPEDVDVNVHPTKHEVRFLSPGAVAAAIRSAVQDLLSLAPWMTGQKQHAGAPTGAKFFQEKPDNYRKHTAGAGTDEIRNPAGRSAGFDFPSSQSPPRTDDLPATAESFPASGGEGFFSSLKVLGQAGDLYIVCESEKGLVVIDQHAAHERVNFERFKNSYKTDGTLLAQKLLIPEIVEIRPEEAVLFGRFESQMKKLGLNAELFGAAAVRIESVPAIISGASAKQLFVDVLSELDKTGLSELPGEIDRKTEDVLATMACHRSIRAGYVMENSEIRSLLSAMDKCEIPHFCPHGRPVAMDMTYGSLEKMFKRK
- a CDS encoding GYD domain-containing protein; translated protein: MNTYILLSKLTPEGRKTVKERPGRIKEVDRELEKFGVKVIEQYATLGHYDFVNIVEAPDNETLGQVSIELCSRGTLELITLVAVSIDSMIDTLAKAKSSK
- a CDS encoding DNA-binding protein, producing the protein MSREDFEKDYGSKRVNIEQKKFFFDLRENHKGKYVRITEVSGGRSCIVIPLIGALSFSEGLADIMKEAALVGG